In the genome of Caenorhabditis elegans chromosome IV, the window aatacagaTCTAATTActttcatgtatttttttctgagagtTTCAGAGAGTCTCCGTtgctaaaaattctgaattgaaCCCCAATTCAGTcattcattcaattttaaggACGACTGGTAGGTGCACTTTTCCTTTTTATactaagtttattttttcgacttttttggtATTTGGTCAGAAAcatgagtttttaaaaagttataataTTATTCCAATGTACGTACCATAGGGTAATAGAACTTTAATTTGAAGAATGCAGTTTCGAAGAATGTACTCAAGTATTCATATGACTATAGTGAAACtgtgcaaaattgttttttactaACATAGTTTTAATCTTGCATGCTCACGCTGAATGATCTGTGAATTAACTAGTATTGCATCATTAAATAATGTAAACCCactgaaacagtaataaaaCTTTATCTCAGCGTTTTTTGTTCCCACACAGATAAAGTGTTTCCACAAAAACCTCGCTGAATGGgagaattttaagtttttaactgttccaaaaataaatttttaggttCAGTTTCAACTTCTACCCGAGATATGCGATGAACGGCGTTCGGACACACAAAGAAAGAACATAACAAACCTATGACATTTGCTCGCAGAATCCCGATAATGAAAGTTAATATTCCAGCTCTACAGAACAACGAGATTTTAATAGCCAAggaaaaaatagtattttttaatgtttcaactaATTCGtaagttttaacaaaaaattgcagctCCGGTTATCAGGttctgtggaaaaaatgttttctgactTCGGGCAAGGAGTATCAATTGTAAAAACGAGCTCAATTAACTAgtaagtttctgaaaaagttaacTTTTATTGTGCAAATACCGCACATAGTAAGCCAAAAgcattttaacattttcaaaaaaactgatttaaagTGTGTACGATCAGTCtgtcaaaaaaagttaattttaaagtttccagaaacagttctttgtgataaaaaaaataagtttgaatTGCGCAAATACCGTACAAAGTTGAtcaaaaactcggaaaataaaataattaatcaaTACTGTTACAGTTTGACTGTTCAAAATAACATACTGAAacagtagaatttttttttcgaataaatcgacttttattttctttgcaGCACTGTTACCGCAAGAgacaaaattcaaagaatGTGTTGCTTGTCTTGCCCTTCTAACCATTTTAGCCCTAACATTTTAACATTTAAACGGTTAACGGTTAACGGTTAACGGAACATTTAAcggaaaaaattacagtttcaaatgcattttgaataattattgaGATAAACTCTTTTTCACTGTGTTCACTTTTTGTACTATAACGACTTTCATATTCATTTTGTGGCAATTTTGCATTTAGACTATTGTTAAAGAAAGTATGAATGCCTATGGaacattgaaagaaaaataaaagttagaaaaagaaattcagagtctgaaaaacaattaaacatgaaattattcgaaacaattttttcatgtttcagtATGTCATTTTAAACAGTCAAACTGTGATAGTATCAATTAATGGCTCaaagaaattttaacaaattataTCGAATTTccacctgaaatttttgaaacttctgtgaaaattttaattttcctaaCATTAAAAACGATGACACATAATGAACGGGACTGTTATGCTCCTATTTTCGCTAAACAACTATCAGAATATTAGTCATTATATAACAATTAATGAGAAACATGAAACTGataaaagttttcatatttcaaaaaattatttttggatctCAAAAACtctacattttgaaattgagtagttgtaaatttgcaaaatgttgTTATGCTTGCTAATGCGGTTCTATAGAAAATATATACATCATTCCACGTTGGAGTTTTTTCAAGCAATagtgctttttttttagaacttctttacatttttagcgaaaagctgtattaaaatttgtacagtcgccaaaaaaatctgtaaaaaaaaaaatttttaaattcctagaaatttaatttttcagttaaagacgctcaaatttacaaaaaattaggaaGTGTCCAGAATATATTACAAGACCCGacatattctaaaaattaacgcttcaaatttaatataactattttaatgtttttctaaCGTTTTCATGACAATTTCATGATGTTTGAAGTAAtagttcaataaaatatttatagcaaatttaaaaatttttactgtttccaTTCTctcatttcattaaaaaaaattattaaaaaatcagtaTCTCGAACCAAGACACCAAGACCCAAGACACCGTTAAAATAGTTAAATTGAATTAGAAAAACAGtttaaatttgctttttttatttaaaaaaactgtttctaggaattttaaaattgattttttgtcaaactgGGACTGATCATACAAATTTggaaaccgttttttttgctgaaaatgaaaatgtaaaaaatttaactttttcagttataatattgtttcaaaaatgtactattactattaatacattttttgtttctttaaaaCCACATTTGTAAACATaacaaagttttgcaaaattacaaTGACCTTATTTTCAATGATTCAGCACTTTTTAAGGTGGAATCGATCTACTTTGTGAGCTAGACTAATTAATACAActacagttttaaaataacataatgaaacagtagaaacttttttgaataattcaaatttttaattgctttGCAGCACTGTTAATGTAAAAGACAAAATTCAAAGAACTTgttgcttgtttttttttaaattttaacccTAAACccttcaaccaaaaaattactgtttcagatgCATTCTGAATaagtaaatattaaaaaaattctgctcCAGTGTGCACAAAATATGGTGCTTataatgtagaaaaaaaattttagtgcgtatattgtttcaaatatgcactaatccttcaaaaaaaaaactcaaacgTGGAATTATGTAcccattttttataaaaccacATTTGTGCgcctgtttttttcaaaatcgatcaaattgtttcaaattagtTCTCAAAATGTGAAGTTTTTGagatctaaaaataatttttgagatgaaaatttttaccagttttatgtttttcattAATATGATTAATGATTTGAAGGTTACTTAACCATTTCCAACtatagttttcattttaatacaaaaactaaacttagattgattttttaaaattttcgaaacactGTGTGTTCCAAATATATGTATaattacaaatttgaaaacaaaaaagtcaaaatttattttttaaaaatatttcagattcaaagcctttataaaattttgagacagATGGGTAGAACACAGATAGGAAAAGAATTTTATTACTTTgtaaaataatagaaaatgaCAAACgataattgccaaaaatatggaaaaatagaggaaatatTGAGCATtagggaatttaaaaattaatataagaTAAcaggattaaaaaattcattgaagaAGAGCTGAGCAATGCCAATTTGGCAATAAACTTGTTGAGTCCAGAGCAAATGCACGAAAAACGTCCGATTGAACATTCAGGTCAATGgtaatattttccattttatttgattgatttgaaGAAGTTGAGTTCATAGATCTGTGGATGAACTGACACCTGATTCCGTACTTGCAATGCCCAGTTGTTGAGAAGTTATTGCAAAGTACTGTTTTATAGTTACGGTGGTTTCTTTTGGTCTGTGGGAAGCGGAGCTCATGTACACTGTGAgcaaatttacatttttcaccATAAGCACATTTTTGGCCTCTTCTGTGAAAACCACAAAGGGATGTCTTGAatgcttcttctttctttttcaaactctTCATTTCTTGGTGAAGCTCATCTGGAATTGTGCAGGGATCTCGGTTGGCCAATGATTgattagaaaacaatttttgttcagtttcattttgattCACAAAAAGTGAGAATTGGGCTTCTTCATAAGATCCTGATGAAGATGGTGGAGAAAGCAATGGAGGGGTAGTTCCAGCTGGGAAAGCACATTTCAGAAGGAAACTGGAGAGAGAGTTTTCTTGGTTGCTTGCTTCAACAGACATTGTAGAAGTTTTGGgtagtttctggaaaaaaataatgaaaaacgaTATCAAGAGAAGAATTTGGTAGAACGATTAAAAAGAAgtaaaaattagtgaaaaagtGGAAAGTCAAAGATTAAAATGGTTTCGTCTAACTGGATCCTAGCAGAGTTTCAgaaagatatttaaaaaaaacaaaaaaattactgctTCAAACATGTATTATATGAAACATAGTGGTCATAGTgtattgaataatattttctgtCTAATACAAAACATAGAAataacattttagaaaacaacagttattaaaaaattaaagtagcAAAAAAGGATCAACCACTCATGATGAGAGTAAAATGTGTGAATGACATATTTGGCAGTCTATCTTCCGGAAAAAGAATGAACGCTGCAACAGCATCTAATCGATagcaagctccgcccatttacaGGCCACACTCTCTGTGAAAAGGAGACGATATGTACCagtaaatgggcggagcctaaccTAGCTATCGATTGGATAAAGTTTCAGCGTTCAAGAGGTTGCCTGATGACAGGATGACAATTGTGTCATTCATGCAAACAACTGTCATCCTGGGCGGtcgttttctcattttttcgctaaaatattgtttttttttgtatatttttcatttttgcccgACTTGTAACGGTatctaaaacttttctttGTTGCACTGTATATTTTGTATGTCTATTGAAATCTCTACTTTGAATGCTATTTTGCCTTATTAAggatcaattaaaaattgagttagaagttttttctgagatttttgttAACTAAAACAGTTTAACTTTCAGAAACCCCTCAAAATGTCTAATCCACTTGCCGTTGACGTCCCAACTTTTACCAAATTGCACAATGTTGCTCAGTGGCTCTCTCAGCAGCCACCTTCTCCAAGACTGTTTGATCAGAAAGAAAATGGCTTCTCGCAGAATTTTCAACCATTCTTGAAGACAGTAAACTCATGCACAATTCCTGACGATCTCCACGAAGAAATGATGCgattgaaaagaaaagaaaatgcaTTCAAAACTGCTCTTTGCAAGACGTTTCAGCTCACACGAGCATGCTCATACGGGGAGCAGTGCAAATTTGCTCACAGTGTCGAGGAGCTGCAGCTGAAACAGAAGGTAAACTTTGAGCTCAatgaagttttaatttaagtgttaaatttttcagaaccgtGGAGTCAACCACCCAAAGTATAAGACAGTTCTCTGTGACAATTTCTCTAGAACTGGACACTGCAAATATGGGACAAAATGTCAGTTTATTCACAGAGCTGTTGAGCCAACTCCAGCTCAAAATCCACTGATGCCCCAGTTTTCTTCATGGTTTGCTCCTTCATCGGGTCTTTCTCGGGAGTTTCTTGACAATTTTGGAGCATCTGCATCCAGCTCTAGCACTGACTTCTCTTAACTTTATTCTTtcataatttgttttattcctaataacttttaattattgttaattttctataattaccattatgtttctaaattaatttttatctggaaatttctggGGTTTTTGTCGAATccacatttatttttgacacttttcaaatttttctattctgaatcatttttgaataaaatttatatttttcttcgcAAAATAGTATTTGTcatgaaataattttccaatttatttattacgggagttactttttttttaatttggaaaaaaacggcACTGTTTCatctagtttttaaatttgaacgtttttttattattattactataCGATGTTctcttaaaaacaaaaatttctatcaaaatttaagttaaagttagaattgaaatttgactcATTTTCTCATTCACATGGCACCAGAATGTCAATGCTGTGACGTCTCAgtgttttttccagaattttatttaaatgcAAACCTATGCGAACCCTGTGGCACTCAGTTGTcctaaacaaaaaagtgaaaaaaatctaatttttcatgatttcaaattgtatatttataaaaaatacatatttttaaagtttaatctTCGTATTGAGAACGTCTTAGTTGTAAATATGTACATTCAAAAACTACATGAAActgtaaagtttttttttgataaagtacatttttttctaaaaaaaaaacaatttctatttaaaaactgaagaatTATCAATTTCACTGATCATTTAGCAATACAGCACACTGAACAATTTGTTTATAGCATAACACTCTggatattcatttttaatttaaaaaattaaaattatttgaattggTATCCGCAGGCAACTCCGATCGCTACGTCGTACGATGTACAGTTAACCATATTCAGTTTTAGATCACTGATAGAGCTTATGACTGCCAGACAATCCTGCTGGCTGAAATCACTGAGAATTGTTAAGAATTTGAGTTAAAACCTTACTTATTAACATATCCTGGATCCCAAAGAAACCCCGGTTTTAGCAGCTCAGTATCAATGGTATAGCCGTCGCTCCAGacaaaattctgcaaaaaaaaaaacgtaattttttttaatttttcaaaatttgacttaCTTGACACGTTTTATTGGTGTTAGAGCTACAGTCTCGCATTCCATTCAGCCAAATTCCATCCCATTGTCCGGTTTGCAGAGGAGCTACTATGAATTCTGAAacattactttttaaaaaaatttgaaaaatattatttctgaTTCCACAAAAAAGTCTACCTGTCAACCAATAAACTTCGCTACGGGTTGCAAGCCCTGTCATAATGGCACCATTATCTACACAAGTTTGCAGAGCAACCGTACGATTCGTTCCAAGTTTcagttcgaaaaatttgagacaGACAAAAATTGA includes:
- the F38C2.7 gene encoding C3H1-type domain-containing protein (Confirmed by transcript evidence), with amino-acid sequence MSVEASNQENSLSSFLLKCAFPAGTTPPLLSPPSSSGSYEEAQFSLFVNQNETEQKLFSNQSLANRDPCTIPDELHQEMKSLKKKEEAFKTSLCGFHRRGQKCAYGEKCKFAHSVHELRFPQTKRNHRNYKTVLCNNFSTTGHCKYGIRCQFIHRSMNSTSSNQSNKMENITIDLNVQSDVFRAFALDSTSLLPNWHCSALLQ
- the ccch-2 gene encoding C3H1-type domain-containing protein (Confirmed by transcript evidence); this encodes MSNPLAVDVPTFTKLHNVAQWLSQQPPSPRLFDQKENGFSQNFQPFLKTVNSCTIPDDLHEEMMRLKRKENAFKTALCKTFQLTRACSYGEQCKFAHSVEELQLKQKNRGVNHPKYKTVLCDNFSRTGHCKYGTKCQFIHRAVEPTPAQNPLMPQFSSWFAPSSGLSREFLDNFGASASSSSTDFS